From one Tiliqua scincoides isolate rTilSci1 chromosome 14, rTilSci1.hap2, whole genome shotgun sequence genomic stretch:
- the PEBP1 gene encoding phosphatidylethanolamine-binding protein 1, with product MLLSLNLLRGALLGRDGAFLAARLSRLLAGRVPEPCRVWAQMPVDLSEWGGPLSLPEVEEKPAQPLKVRYGSLEIDELGKVLTPTQVKNRPTAIEWEGCNPDKLYTLVLTDPDAPSRKNPKFREWHHFLVTNMKGNDVDSGSVLSDYVGSGPPKGTGLHRYVWLVYEQPQQLNCDEPVLSNRSGDKRGNFHVAAFRRKYKLAAPVAGTCYQAEWDDYVPKLYEQLSGK from the exons ATGCTGCTGTCACTCAACCTCTTGCGGGGTGCCCTGCTTGGAAGGGACGGGGCTTTTCTAGCTGCGCGCTTGAGTCGTTTGCTGGCCGGCCGCGTGCCAGAGCCTTGCAGAGTTTGGGCCCAGATGCCGGTGGATCTGAGCGAGTGGGGTGGCCCCCTGAGCCTCCCCGAGGTGGAGGAGAAGCCGGCTCAGCCTCTGAAGGTCCGCTATGGGTCCCTGGAGATCGACGAGCTGGGCAAGGTGCTGACACCCACCCAG GTGAAGAATCGCCCCACAGCCATTGAGTGGGAAGGCTGTAACCCGGATAAGCTCTACACCTTGGTTCTTACTGACCCTGATGCACCTAGCAGGAAAAATCCAAAGTTCAG AGAGTGGCACCACTTCCTGGTCACCAACATGAAGGGCAACGATGTCGACAGTGGGTCCGTCCTCTCGGACTACGTGGGATCTGGGCCGCCCAAAGGAACAG GGCTCCATCGCTACGTGTGGCTGGTCTACGAGCAGCCCCAACAGCTGAACTGCGACGAGCCCGTCCTCAGCAATCGCTCCGGGGACAAACGTGGCAATTTCCACGTGGCCGCGTTCCGCAGGAAGTACAAGCTGGCGGCCCCCGTGGCGGGCACGTGCTACCAGGCGGAGTGGGATGACTATGTGCCCAAGCTCTACGAGCAGTTGTCTGGGAAATAG